In one Niallia taxi genomic region, the following are encoded:
- a CDS encoding GntT/GntP/DsdX family permease — protein MALVTLAIGCGSTICSHVNDNAFWIVKEYSGMTLKETFGTYTVLSTISSVIGLVCTLILDLFV, from the coding sequence TTGGCGCTAGTTACGTTAGCAATAGGCTGCGGCAGTACAATATGCTCCCATGTAAATGACAATGCATTTTGGATTGTAAAGGAATATTCTGGCATGACATTAAAAGAAACATTCGGAACATATACCGTTCTTTCGACGATTTCTTCTGTCATTGGTCTGGTTTGCACACTGATATTAGACTTATTTGTATAA